A genome region from Acidobacteriota bacterium includes the following:
- a CDS encoding MXAN_5187 C-terminal domain-containing protein, with amino-acid sequence MSVQSDLEKLESDIRNLKIQYDMFFAGASKKQPFELKRGVESLIKKYSNSGTLSYAQRFLFNSLVSRYNAFAELWSKMLRDIEESGKFHSFAQMQERGVDPRNGKNLVASEIIGESLDAEKLKTLYTKYVDARKSTGEDEVKISLTGFSRQLLKQACLIKEKSNCNGVEIRIIIENKKVLIKAKAIKQEQETGE; translated from the coding sequence ATGAGTGTTCAGAGCGACCTGGAAAAACTCGAATCGGACATCAGGAACCTAAAGATCCAATACGATATGTTTTTCGCCGGGGCAAGCAAGAAACAGCCCTTCGAGCTGAAGAGAGGAGTGGAGAGCCTCATCAAGAAATATTCCAATTCCGGGACCCTCAGTTATGCCCAGCGCTTTCTCTTCAACTCCCTGGTGAGCCGGTACAACGCCTTTGCAGAGCTATGGTCCAAGATGCTCCGGGATATTGAAGAAAGCGGGAAATTTCACTCCTTCGCCCAGATGCAGGAAAGGGGTGTTGATCCCCGGAACGGCAAGAACTTGGTTGCATCCGAGATCATAGGGGAATCACTGGATGCGGAGAAGCTAAAAACCCTCTATACGAAATATGTCGATGCAAGGAAGAGCACCGGAGAGGATGAGGTCAAGATATCCCTGACAGGGTTTTCGAGACAGCTACTCAAGCAGGCCTGCCTCATCAAGGAAAAATCTAACTGCAACGGCGTCGAGATCAGGATCATAATTGAAAACAAGAAGGTACTGATCAAGGCAAAAGCCATAAAACAAGAACAGGAAACAGGAGAATAA
- a CDS encoding tetratricopeptide repeat protein, with amino-acid sequence MKPKNIFVAFLAAMSITLFIAGLCLGKEKRPSIIDLDPTAMEFRELINENPQDAVLLSDYATYCARKGWYRESLKYYRKALQIRRKDHILHTNIGSVLVRMGKNSAAASAFKKAISIEPNYAIAHYNLGAIYDAQQKYDAAIKEYKRALILDPSLANASINPLIVNNAHLTVLNMLIYNEKEGALSLPLQEIKEE; translated from the coding sequence ATGAAACCAAAAAATATATTTGTAGCATTCCTCGCGGCAATGTCAATCACCCTTTTCATTGCCGGTCTCTGTCTGGGGAAGGAGAAGAGGCCTTCCATCATCGACCTCGATCCGACAGCCATGGAGTTCAGAGAACTGATCAATGAGAATCCCCAGGATGCCGTTCTCCTATCCGATTACGCAACCTACTGCGCCCGGAAGGGATGGTATCGGGAGTCACTCAAATACTACAGGAAGGCCCTTCAGATCAGGAGGAAGGACCATATCCTGCATACCAATATCGGTTCGGTTCTGGTCAGGATGGGAAAGAACTCGGCTGCCGCTTCCGCCTTCAAGAAGGCCATTTCAATCGAACCTAATTACGCCATCGCGCATTACAACCTCGGAGCCATCTACGATGCCCAGCAAAAATACGATGCCGCCATCAAGGAATACAAGAGGGCACTCATTCTGGACCCGAGTCTGGCGAATGCTTCCATCAATCCCCTGATCGTGAATAATGCTCATCTCACCGTTCTGAACATGCTCATTTACAACGAGAAGGAGGGAGCCCTGTCTCTGCCCCTGCAGGAAATCAAAGAAGAATAA